The Paenibacillus swuensis genome contains the following window.
ATGCGACAAATCGTTTAAGTACCCTTCCATACCGCGCAACCCCTTTTCATAGTTCATATGTAATATTGCTATTGCTAATCAACTTGCTCTACTACGGCCGCCGGGCAAAAATAAGCCAGATCTCCCGTAATCAATCCGCCTACGCGAGGCAAAATCCCGGCAAACTTCCCGCCGATGACATATACGCCGGTTAGCAAGTATCCATCGACAAGACCATGTTCTGATTCAGCCCGCACTTTCTCCATCGAAATCCGCTGCTGGTAGACTTTCTGCTGATTATTGTAATAGGCGGCTGTTTCTTCGGGATCCCCTGCGTCCATTGCATCCCCTGCGTTCAAGGGGTCCACGGTATTCACGATATTCATGGAATCAGCATCTACTGCGACATGCTGATCCCCCGCCTGAGGCGACGCGTTCATGCCAGCTTCATCATACAGTACGGTTCCCTTTCCCTCGCGTCCCCAATACCCTTTGGCAACATAGGCCTGGTTACAATTCTGAAATAGGTCAGGTGTAGTATAAGTGGGAAGCAGGTAGGTTTTTATCGTGTCCGCTTCTTCCGCCGTGAACAGACTTTCTTCATCGGATTGGATCAATCCGCTTGCGGCTAATTCCTTGCCATGCTCATAAAGCGACCAGATCAACGCCATGAAGCCTTTGCTCTGCGTTATAACGCTTTGAGCGGGGTTGATGATGCACAGTTTCCCTTGTTCCATCAGTTGAAATACGTCCCGGCCAATCGGCCGACCCTCGCTATCTTCATCCCAAACAAGGTATTCCATCGGATACAGCCGGTACCAGATGCCGATCCGCCCTCCCTCATGAAACACGCCCTCGTTCGGGATGATTTCAATGTCTTCAAGTGGAGCATACCGCGCTTCATAACCCGCTTCCCGTACGCGTTCCATCAAGTAGCGCGTG
Protein-coding sequences here:
- a CDS encoding glutathionylspermidine synthase family protein, whose product is MPRIESLGVLHDELYRCCGREEVIPYHRMYGKQYVLPSVTRYSAGEAEKLRVASERLDRVYRKVLRWAQRELPDIVLIKLLGLHPAMLTAARMEVPMHGVSRQDWILDPAGEWLKCIENNTDTPTGIPETAWLAGSVLKERTTYRNPSAGMDQRIREAFTELIQHYRAGGEDGDLVFSSYGDHTEDAANTRYLMERVREAGYEARYAPLEDIEIIPNEGVFHEGGRIGIWYRLYPMEYLVWDEDSEGRPIGRDVFQLMEQGKLCIINPAQSVITQSKGFMALIWSLYEHGKELAASGLIQSDEESLFTAEEADTIKTYLLPTYTTPDLFQNCNQAYVAKGYWGREGKGTVLYDEAGMNASPQAGDQHVAVDADSMNIVNTVDPLNAGDAMDAGDPEETAAYYNNQQKVYQQRISMEKVRAESEHGLVDGYLLTGVYVIGGKFAGILPRVGGLITGDLAYFCPAAVVEQVD